In Gimesia benthica, a single window of DNA contains:
- a CDS encoding transcriptional repressor, translating into MIRRNRSYLEEFAIRIREHNLFKATRERLLIVRHIHEQYRQRESFTGVDVAESIKVATPRRVSLSTVYRTLRCLVEVELLDRLEQEPSSQSDPPLILYCLPVAWRD; encoded by the coding sequence ATGATCCGCCGCAATCGAAGTTACCTCGAAGAATTCGCCATCCGGATTCGCGAACATAACCTGTTCAAGGCAACCAGGGAACGGCTGCTGATTGTCCGTCACATCCATGAGCAGTACCGCCAGCGGGAAAGCTTTACCGGCGTTGATGTCGCGGAATCGATCAAGGTCGCTACACCGCGGCGGGTTTCCCTGTCCACGGTCTACCGCACACTCAGATGCCTGGTCGAAGTGGAACTGCTGGACCGGCTGGAACAGGAACCGTCTTCTCAGTCGGATCCCCCATTAATTCTGTATTGTTTGCCTGTTGCGTGGCGTGACTGA
- a CDS encoding GNAT family N-acetyltransferase: MDAQIREAHAESIETEVSRILSANAETTGFPYAPKPLKLKIEQEGKLVAGLVGFTLWEWLYIQTLAVEADLRGQGLGRQLVLEAERIARDRKCHAAWVDTFTFQAPAFYTQLGYAPFGNLGDFPTGQERIFLCKKMTTEPPQSDD, encoded by the coding sequence ATGGATGCGCAAATCAGAGAAGCCCATGCCGAGTCGATTGAAACCGAGGTCAGCCGGATCCTGTCTGCGAATGCTGAGACAACGGGATTTCCCTACGCGCCGAAACCACTGAAACTCAAAATTGAGCAGGAAGGAAAGCTGGTCGCGGGACTGGTTGGGTTCACGCTCTGGGAATGGCTGTATATTCAGACGCTGGCAGTCGAAGCGGATTTGCGGGGACAGGGGCTGGGACGCCAGCTGGTGCTCGAGGCGGAACGGATCGCCCGCGACAGAAAGTGCCACGCAGCCTGGGTCGATACCTTCACTTTTCAGGCCCCCGCGTTTTACACGCAACTGGGTTATGCTCCGTTTGGAAACCTGGGAGATTTCCCCACCGGACAGGAGCGGATCTTTCTCTGTAAGAAGATGACAACAGAGCCGCCCCAGTCTGACGACTGA
- a CDS encoding DUF4112 domain-containing protein, whose translation MIQKIKQNRSLAEYLFPPSVDQGAYRAERVDRFARFEKLTRLLDDSFTIPGTSIRVGWDSIIGIVPGLGDMISTVLSGYLIYQAKQLGASNWVLARMVGNTGLDFLLGSIPVAGDIFDVFFKSNRRNSRLLKKHLDRRNAS comes from the coding sequence ATGATTCAGAAAATAAAACAGAACCGTTCCCTGGCCGAATATCTTTTCCCTCCGTCCGTCGATCAGGGTGCATATCGCGCGGAACGCGTCGATCGTTTTGCCCGGTTTGAAAAGCTGACCCGTCTGCTCGACGATTCGTTTACCATCCCGGGGACCAGTATCCGCGTTGGCTGGGACTCGATCATCGGCATTGTGCCAGGGCTGGGCGATATGATCTCCACGGTTTTATCGGGTTATCTGATCTACCAGGCAAAGCAACTCGGCGCTTCCAACTGGGTGCTGGCCCGGATGGTCGGGAATACGGGTCTGGACTTTCTGCTGGGTTCGATTCCAGTCGCTGGCGATATTTTTGATGTGTTCTTTAAATCGAACCGCCGTAATTCCCGGTTACTGAAAAAACATCTCGACCGCCGTAACGCGAGTTGA
- a CDS encoding YihY/virulence factor BrkB family protein, whose amino-acid sequence MDYQKLRNVLKRAGSDFLDDECMSSGAAIAYYTIFSLPPLLAIVFALTTQFWSAEQVSSVINSQLGLPVEQSVEAEDDADTSAGFDLTSVAERVQSGQTPERPLWSRLLGAAVLIFSASGMLAQLQSALNKAWNVEPDPEQGGIMAFIKKRLISLAFLIVVGLLLLISLVLTTFVDEFTRWLDYGYLDVGILSAVMIVNTLLTLGLATLLFAATFKVLPDANIRWRDVFMGAAVTAILFTIGKSGIAWYLQFSEAGSSWGSAATSMIGILIWVYYSSLIILLGAEFTQSWSIEFGDGPKPAPGAVLVTAEKIYHRNEPKNLSYKS is encoded by the coding sequence ATGGATTATCAAAAATTACGTAATGTTCTGAAACGAGCCGGTTCTGACTTCCTTGACGACGAATGCATGTCCAGCGGCGCTGCGATTGCGTACTACACCATTTTTTCGCTGCCGCCTCTGCTGGCAATCGTCTTCGCTTTGACCACACAATTCTGGTCTGCGGAACAAGTCTCTTCAGTGATCAATTCCCAGTTGGGACTCCCTGTCGAACAGAGTGTAGAAGCGGAGGATGACGCTGATACTTCTGCAGGATTCGACCTGACCAGTGTTGCGGAGCGTGTACAGTCAGGTCAGACACCTGAGCGGCCCCTGTGGTCCCGACTTCTGGGAGCTGCCGTACTGATTTTTTCAGCCAGCGGTATGCTGGCCCAGTTGCAGTCCGCGTTGAATAAAGCCTGGAATGTCGAACCGGATCCGGAACAGGGTGGCATCATGGCTTTTATCAAAAAACGATTGATCTCACTGGCGTTTCTGATCGTTGTCGGTCTGTTGTTGTTGATCTCACTGGTGCTGACCACCTTTGTCGATGAATTTACGCGCTGGCTGGACTACGGATATCTGGATGTGGGAATCCTGTCTGCAGTCATGATTGTGAATACTCTGCTGACGCTGGGTCTGGCGACACTCTTGTTTGCTGCGACTTTTAAAGTCCTGCCCGACGCGAATATCAGGTGGCGAGATGTATTCATGGGAGCGGCAGTGACAGCTATACTATTCACGATTGGTAAAAGTGGCATTGCCTGGTATCTGCAATTCTCTGAGGCGGGTTCCAGTTGGGGAAGTGCAGCGACATCCATGATCGGGATCCTGATCTGGGTCTATTACTCGTCCCTGATCATTTTACTGGGAGCCGAATTCACTCAAAGCTGGTCCATCGAATTTGGTGACGGCCCGAAACCAGCACCCGGAGCCGTACTGGTGACTGCAGAGAAAATCTATCACCGAAATGAACCAAAGAATCTGTCCTATAAAAGTTAA
- a CDS encoding sulfatase produces MVRLLQRVCCFSVVLLITLGSWTPDLTAAERPWNVVFFLVDDLGWTDLACYGSDYYQTPNIDRLASEGMKFTQNYAACNACSPTRGALMTGMYPARTHLTDWIPGWAKQYRDFPLKPPEWQQHLAQKYTTLPEALHGAGYKTLHVGKWHLGGPGNLPEDHGFDVNISGTNRGLPRSYHFPYGGDALKWDSRLTEEQRAGRYLTDRLTDEAVTLIREQQDNPFFLYFAFYSVHAPIQGRPDLVQKFKERPRGAHHHNPEYAAMVHSVDTAVGRVRAQLEQSGIADRTLIVFTSDNGGVCRKTSSNLPLRGEKGQHWEGGTRVPAIVLWPGVTRPGSVCQTPTITMDFYPTILEITGVQGNTAHNQNVDGISLVPVLKDPQAALNRDALFWHYPHYNVFIGVPYSAVRVGDHKLIHYYEDDRNELYNLTEDLGETRDLSAEQPELTARLNQRLQTHLKQVGAQMPVPNPTFKVNRQ; encoded by the coding sequence ATGGTCCGTCTGCTGCAACGTGTTTGCTGTTTCAGTGTCGTGCTGCTCATCACTCTTGGTAGCTGGACTCCAGACCTCACCGCAGCCGAGCGTCCATGGAATGTGGTTTTCTTTCTCGTCGACGATCTCGGCTGGACCGATCTGGCCTGTTATGGCAGTGACTACTATCAGACGCCGAATATCGATCGTCTCGCTTCAGAAGGGATGAAGTTCACGCAGAACTATGCGGCCTGCAATGCCTGTTCGCCGACCCGCGGTGCCCTGATGACCGGTATGTATCCCGCCCGCACTCACCTGACCGACTGGATTCCCGGCTGGGCGAAGCAGTACCGCGACTTTCCACTCAAACCACCCGAGTGGCAGCAGCACCTCGCACAGAAATACACAACGCTTCCTGAAGCGTTACACGGGGCCGGGTACAAAACTCTGCACGTCGGCAAATGGCATCTCGGCGGGCCAGGCAACCTGCCAGAAGATCACGGCTTTGATGTCAACATCAGCGGCACGAACCGGGGGTTGCCCCGCAGCTATCACTTTCCCTACGGCGGTGATGCATTAAAGTGGGACAGTCGACTGACCGAGGAACAGCGCGCGGGACGTTATCTCACCGATCGGCTCACCGACGAGGCGGTGACACTCATCCGTGAGCAGCAGGATAATCCCTTCTTCCTCTACTTTGCCTTCTATTCGGTACATGCGCCGATTCAGGGGCGACCCGACCTGGTGCAGAAATTCAAAGAACGGCCTCGAGGTGCACATCATCATAACCCCGAGTATGCAGCCATGGTCCACTCCGTCGATACTGCCGTCGGTCGTGTCCGCGCTCAACTGGAACAGAGTGGCATCGCAGATCGCACGTTGATCGTCTTCACTTCTGACAATGGCGGCGTCTGTCGCAAGACCAGCAGCAACCTTCCCCTGCGTGGTGAAAAAGGCCAGCACTGGGAAGGGGGAACCCGTGTGCCTGCGATCGTCCTCTGGCCTGGTGTCACTCGTCCCGGGTCAGTCTGCCAGACTCCCACGATCACGATGGACTTCTATCCCACCATTCTTGAAATCACTGGCGTTCAGGGAAACACCGCCCACAACCAAAACGTGGATGGCATCTCGCTGGTTCCCGTTCTCAAAGACCCGCAGGCTGCACTCAACCGCGATGCTCTCTTCTGGCACTACCCGCATTACAACGTCTTTATCGGAGTCCCTTACAGTGCCGTCCGTGTTGGCGATCATAAGCTGATCCATTACTACGAAGACGATCGCAACGAACTCTACAATCTGACTGAAGATCTGGGCGAAACGCGGGATCTGTCAGCCGAACAGCCTGAGTTGACCGCTCGCCTCAACCAGCGGCTGCAGACTCACCTCAAACAGGTGGGAGCTCAGATGCCTGTTCCAAATCCGACTTTCAAAGTGAACCGTCAGTAA
- a CDS encoding RHS repeat-associated core domain-containing protein — translation MRFQRFVFALLFLLFIPTLALAQAPRNVFEWTPEKVLQYAWLSERDHLAANVYVHSPERGYVQTGRGNYCLPNIDFVIPVETTELRIERLYASDSQFRGRFGLGWHSSLDAALSVGKNNITTVSVGGVPYRFQTDPANPGIFKPLQSSTANLTKVADGSSLFSTAEGTWNFNAGGQLRSWQKLGTTFSFQYQGQLLTQILAGNKPIFQVKSNSQGMVEQLTDNTGRTSQYQYDSAGHLQQVNHFDRTSESYRFNTAGQLSEVRFRNGSRLALAWDSQGHLLELKGPGLKRSSFAFRQSKTSREMVVTLPGEVTPPQITEPAQPEPVPAIPEPPRSLPEPSPVPEPVAQPQLEETKEETIFYNANDQGVLPQPTRSTEFTLKTPIRLTYMMNYHWTQNNEGTPGTIALKHENGTTYGPWQTHAARNGGHVNNAIWECMPDVLLIKGTYTVLDSQPETWAQNQGTGGRGITEIRGIKLKATRLVPATDPNGIFYQHGENDYRFRLPPGWHVEENRRNTVADETFDTVVNRDRSLVLICWKGHEAVTDAQAALKQFVKEKEQEVKQNPQIAPTVGSRFYQLVSAPAARVGYYLPGRKSAVFRISFVTNNRRHVINVIKTGSARLDEPSPELATLFNSIEFDHKQQVKPAPPVSPQPSPPAVDPVPQPDLTPPPVSPAPPTQPPALAAATLTWKFNDQNQSVEIIDFEDNVSKKYYDSAGRLVRHVRPDQSQMTFAYDPQGRLISKTRFDQTREQYSYDGQSDRLASVSGQLGKVDIRYNSQGLIQEFIDAHGVSSRYDYDARNNLTGIQNSDGESVAFAYDNQGDLQQMTFDGTETLQLLTSDKGLKKTLREPNGATESLEFTTRGQLRRQTDALGQTTSFQYGPGGQMTSHTNALGQTTRYAHDSAGNLRVVSYPGERGKLLFSYNRAGQPESMTLPGGQKYLFEFNPVGRMTKATDPLGRSFGYEFNQLQQLSKMSFPDGTSRNLVYDAAGRLVSDQRSSDPAVKYRYDERDRLVEMTSGSGALRYEYDADDQLVRVVDLWSGQLTALRYDQRGRLIELNDSFHGQISYQYDASGRLIAVQNSEGQQAEFAYKDTELPTELRQIGGETVRFEYDLAGQLKREDSTVTGIRRYDYDALNRPKEIISPTRGARRYEYDIAGNLSLVQTGQSEYRYEYDTADNLKVIYSPGGGQTRFEYDDVGRVLSRTNALGQRRQYRWNTADQLEELTREDGKRLSYKYDKTRQPVEIKDGETVIRSHEYNSQGLPVTSAVKDQTYRNLYDRGGKLLEVRNDTQHTAVGYTYGNGERVSSVLLPEGKSINYRYDQKARLTGVSGPSGAEVGIEYDEFGRRQALITGQSARIEYAYHPNGLLQRIECRQNSGKVIYQATYDYDSAGRIIRAVLQGNTFSYAYDNQGRLSETVYPDGRRESYEYDLAGNLKKRDSHERKFNALNQLLSTGETSLQYSTTGNLISRANQQGTTRYDYDALDLLQRVDLQGSKSIEYAYDPDGLLASRSEGGQARQFLQDRKNIVGELIDGKLDRVYLNGENLDQRFGQVIGKEQYYFITAPDQSVLALINQQGELVNSYNYSPYGEVNVIEEQVPNRFYAKGRYLDRETGLYHYRSRWYDAALSLFISADTESGTLEDPITQNAYLYLNGEPVNQFDPEGTTGIPAPGSAGAIWLENLPSQPFNPTPPPVVMPKMPVNQWIPPGMRHPFEQMEAARQAARAAPVESGGTAAMNAEQQAAFQSLKSSGLPSRMTRFGKLRILGSKAAPWLGRGLIIYGVYNSAKNIYTAKDRVDQTKREVSVWGAVWLGAKLGGAWGATAGGIGAVPGSIIGAITGYLGSKLVTDPEILFDDDPPLTGVNLIYSIPIQSKEGEKPKTVLMEFMLTGEEQKMAAKVTLHLPLNAEERADFKKHFGLDSKLTFFAEKGEDGSYVIADERLKEIVSKFYKAVTSMAVAMGMGFAEGFKGFGGIAPGAGGRPSKEESQKKIEETIAGIRVTVHEAEIWIKPGQKGVTGDIRLDVEVEIPGQKGSRKSVDGTFAGKIAIPK, via the coding sequence ATGCGTTTCCAGCGATTCGTATTTGCGTTGTTGTTTCTCCTGTTTATTCCTACTCTTGCTCTGGCGCAGGCGCCTCGGAATGTCTTTGAATGGACACCCGAAAAAGTACTCCAGTATGCCTGGTTATCGGAACGCGACCACCTGGCTGCGAATGTCTATGTGCATTCGCCTGAGCGTGGTTATGTTCAGACTGGCCGGGGGAATTACTGCCTGCCCAATATCGATTTCGTCATTCCCGTTGAGACAACTGAACTCCGCATCGAACGTCTCTATGCCAGTGATTCCCAATTTCGCGGTCGCTTTGGCTTGGGATGGCACAGCAGTCTTGATGCCGCGTTGAGCGTGGGAAAAAATAATATCACGACGGTCAGTGTCGGTGGTGTCCCCTACCGGTTTCAGACCGATCCTGCGAATCCCGGTATTTTTAAGCCGCTGCAGTCTTCCACAGCCAACTTGACGAAAGTCGCTGATGGGTCATCTCTTTTCAGCACTGCAGAAGGTACATGGAATTTTAACGCGGGCGGACAGCTCAGAAGCTGGCAGAAACTGGGGACGACCTTCTCTTTCCAATACCAGGGGCAACTGCTGACCCAGATTCTTGCTGGCAATAAGCCGATATTCCAGGTCAAAAGTAATTCGCAAGGGATGGTTGAGCAATTGACTGACAATACCGGTCGCACCTCACAGTACCAATATGATTCTGCAGGGCATCTCCAACAGGTGAATCACTTCGATCGCACCTCCGAGAGCTATCGCTTTAATACGGCCGGCCAGCTCTCTGAAGTACGATTCCGCAACGGCAGTCGGCTCGCTCTGGCCTGGGACTCACAGGGGCATCTGCTGGAACTGAAGGGGCCTGGCCTGAAACGCTCCTCGTTTGCGTTTCGTCAGTCAAAGACCAGCCGTGAAATGGTCGTGACTCTTCCGGGAGAAGTAACACCCCCGCAAATCACAGAGCCCGCGCAACCGGAGCCTGTTCCAGCGATCCCTGAGCCTCCGCGTTCACTGCCCGAACCGAGCCCTGTTCCGGAACCTGTCGCACAGCCGCAGCTGGAAGAGACGAAAGAAGAAACGATATTTTACAACGCGAATGATCAAGGCGTTTTACCGCAGCCCACCCGGTCAACAGAGTTCACACTGAAAACGCCGATCCGACTTACCTATATGATGAATTATCATTGGACTCAGAATAACGAAGGAACTCCAGGTACCATTGCGCTGAAACACGAGAATGGCACCACGTATGGCCCCTGGCAGACTCACGCCGCCCGTAACGGAGGACATGTCAATAATGCTATCTGGGAGTGTATGCCCGATGTATTGCTGATCAAGGGGACCTATACGGTACTCGACAGTCAGCCGGAAACCTGGGCACAAAATCAGGGAACCGGCGGGAGAGGGATTACCGAAATTCGCGGTATTAAACTCAAGGCAACGCGACTGGTACCAGCGACCGATCCGAACGGAATATTTTATCAGCATGGTGAAAATGACTATCGCTTCCGGTTACCTCCCGGCTGGCATGTGGAAGAAAACAGACGGAATACAGTCGCTGATGAGACCTTCGATACGGTAGTCAACCGGGATCGTTCGTTAGTTCTCATCTGCTGGAAAGGACACGAAGCGGTTACAGACGCCCAGGCGGCACTCAAGCAGTTCGTCAAAGAGAAGGAACAGGAAGTTAAACAGAATCCGCAGATCGCCCCCACTGTGGGGTCGCGTTTCTATCAACTCGTCAGTGCCCCTGCAGCACGCGTTGGCTATTACCTGCCCGGACGTAAAAGTGCCGTCTTCCGCATCTCATTTGTCACAAACAACAGGCGACATGTGATTAACGTCATCAAAACGGGATCGGCCCGTCTGGATGAACCTTCTCCCGAGCTGGCAACACTGTTTAACTCAATCGAGTTTGATCACAAGCAACAGGTCAAGCCAGCACCTCCAGTGTCACCACAGCCATCTCCTCCCGCAGTGGACCCGGTACCACAGCCAGATCTGACTCCCCCGCCGGTTTCACCAGCCCCACCCACTCAACCACCGGCCTTGGCCGCAGCTACGCTCACCTGGAAATTTAATGACCAGAATCAATCAGTGGAGATCATCGACTTCGAAGACAATGTTTCTAAGAAGTATTACGATTCTGCTGGTCGTCTTGTTCGACATGTCCGTCCTGATCAGTCACAGATGACATTCGCTTACGACCCACAGGGCCGGCTCATCAGCAAAACCCGTTTTGATCAGACCCGGGAACAATACTCCTATGACGGGCAGAGCGATCGCCTGGCATCTGTTTCTGGTCAACTGGGGAAAGTTGATATTCGTTATAATTCCCAAGGCCTGATCCAGGAATTCATTGACGCCCATGGCGTCAGTTCTCGATATGACTATGATGCTCGGAATAATCTCACCGGCATCCAGAATTCTGATGGAGAATCGGTGGCCTTTGCGTATGACAACCAGGGGGACCTGCAGCAAATGACCTTCGATGGAACAGAGACGCTGCAGTTACTGACCTCCGACAAGGGGCTTAAGAAAACACTTCGTGAACCGAATGGTGCTACGGAATCTCTGGAATTCACTACGCGGGGGCAGTTGCGTCGTCAGACAGACGCCCTGGGGCAGACCACTTCCTTTCAGTATGGTCCAGGGGGGCAGATGACATCCCATACCAATGCCCTGGGACAGACCACGCGCTATGCCCATGATAGTGCTGGTAACCTTCGTGTTGTCAGCTATCCGGGTGAACGAGGCAAGCTGCTGTTCAGCTATAACCGGGCAGGGCAGCCTGAATCCATGACTCTGCCGGGAGGTCAGAAATACCTGTTCGAGTTCAATCCGGTTGGTCGGATGACGAAAGCCACCGATCCGCTGGGGCGCAGTTTCGGCTATGAATTTAACCAGCTGCAGCAGCTCTCGAAAATGAGCTTCCCGGACGGCACTTCTCGTAATCTGGTCTATGATGCCGCTGGTCGGCTGGTCTCGGATCAACGGAGCAGCGACCCCGCTGTCAAGTATCGCTATGACGAACGTGATCGTCTGGTTGAGATGACCTCCGGTTCAGGGGCCCTGCGTTATGAATACGATGCTGATGACCAACTGGTGCGGGTTGTCGATCTCTGGTCAGGTCAATTGACGGCCCTCCGCTACGATCAGCGCGGTCGACTGATTGAACTCAATGATTCCTTCCACGGGCAAATCAGCTACCAGTACGATGCTTCCGGCCGTTTGATTGCAGTACAGAATTCCGAGGGGCAGCAGGCTGAATTTGCTTATAAAGATACGGAGCTGCCCACCGAACTTCGCCAGATCGGCGGGGAAACGGTTCGCTTTGAATATGATCTCGCCGGGCAGCTAAAGCGGGAAGATTCCACGGTTACTGGAATCAGACGCTATGACTATGATGCTTTGAATCGTCCAAAAGAAATCATCTCTCCCACTCGAGGCGCCAGGCGCTATGAATACGATATCGCCGGGAATCTGTCACTGGTACAGACAGGCCAGAGCGAATATCGCTATGAATACGACACGGCGGACAACCTCAAGGTCATTTATTCCCCGGGAGGAGGACAGACCCGCTTTGAATACGACGATGTCGGTCGCGTCTTAAGCCGAACCAATGCCCTGGGGCAGCGTCGCCAGTATCGCTGGAACACCGCCGACCAACTGGAAGAACTGACACGCGAAGACGGAAAACGGCTTTCATACAAATATGATAAGACCAGGCAACCGGTGGAGATCAAAGATGGAGAAACCGTGATTCGCTCCCATGAATACAATTCGCAGGGGTTGCCTGTCACCAGTGCTGTCAAAGATCAGACTTATCGCAATCTATATGATCGCGGGGGCAAACTGCTCGAAGTGCGAAATGATACGCAACACACTGCGGTTGGCTACACCTACGGAAACGGCGAGCGTGTTTCATCGGTTCTGTTACCGGAAGGGAAATCGATCAATTATCGCTACGATCAGAAGGCCCGGCTGACCGGCGTGTCTGGTCCTTCAGGGGCAGAGGTTGGCATTGAATATGACGAGTTCGGTAGACGCCAGGCTTTAATCACAGGTCAGTCAGCCCGCATCGAATACGCCTATCATCCCAATGGGCTGTTACAACGAATTGAATGCAGACAGAATAGCGGCAAGGTGATCTACCAGGCCACCTATGATTATGACTCCGCTGGCCGCATCATTCGGGCGGTCCTGCAGGGTAACACCTTTTCTTATGCCTATGATAACCAGGGACGACTGAGTGAAACCGTTTATCCTGATGGGCGACGCGAATCATATGAGTATGATCTGGCTGGTAATCTGAAAAAACGGGATAGCCATGAACGCAAATTTAACGCTCTCAATCAACTGCTGAGTACGGGGGAGACTTCCCTGCAGTACAGCACTACAGGCAACCTCATCAGTCGCGCCAACCAGCAGGGCACAACCCGCTATGATTATGATGCGCTCGATTTGCTGCAACGCGTCGATCTGCAGGGCAGCAAATCCATCGAGTATGCTTACGATCCCGATGGTCTGCTCGCCTCGCGAAGTGAAGGTGGTCAGGCCAGACAGTTCCTGCAGGACCGGAAAAATATTGTCGGTGAACTGATTGACGGCAAACTGGACCGCGTTTATCTCAACGGAGAGAACCTGGATCAACGGTTCGGCCAGGTGATTGGCAAGGAACAATACTATTTCATCACCGCTCCCGATCAATCCGTACTCGCATTGATCAACCAGCAGGGAGAGCTGGTCAATAGCTATAACTATTCCCCTTATGGTGAAGTCAACGTTATCGAGGAGCAGGTTCCCAATCGTTTCTATGCCAAGGGACGCTATTTAGATCGAGAGACCGGTCTCTACCACTACCGCAGCCGTTGGTATGATGCCGCTTTGTCTCTCTTTATTTCTGCGGATACAGAGTCAGGCACACTCGAAGATCCAATCACTCAAAATGCCTATCTCTACCTGAACGGTGAACCTGTCAACCAATTTGACCCGGAAGGCACGACAGGTATTCCGGCCCCAGGTTCGGCTGGAGCCATCTGGTTGGAAAATTTACCATCTCAACCCTTTAATCCGACACCTCCACCCGTGGTCATGCCCAAGATGCCGGTCAATCAGTGGATACCCCCCGGGATGAGACATCCATTCGAGCAGATGGAAGCGGCGCGTCAGGCTGCGAGGGCGGCGCCTGTCGAATCGGGAGGGACGGCTGCGATGAACGCAGAACAGCAGGCAGCATTCCAGTCTCTGAAATCGTCGGGCCTCCCCAGCCGGATGACCAGATTCGGCAAGTTGCGAATTCTCGGCAGTAAGGCGGCTCCCTGGTTGGGACGCGGACTGATTATCTATGGAGTCTACAACAGCGCAAAAAACATCTATACCGCTAAAGATAGAGTCGATCAGACCAAAAGAGAAGTCAGTGTCTGGGGAGCAGTCTGGCTCGGTGCTAAGCTGGGTGGTGCCTGGGGGGCCACTGCCGGGGGGATCGGTGCAGTGCCCGGTTCCATCATTGGTGCCATCACTGGTTATCTCGGTTCCAAACTGGTGACCGACCCTGAGATTCTGTTTGATGATGATCCCCCCCTGACAGGCGTGAATCTGATTTATTCCATTCCCATTCAGAGTAAAGAAGGTGAGAAGCCTAAAACGGTCTTAATGGAATTCATGTTGACCGGTGAAGAGCAGAAGATGGCAGCCAAAGTCACCCTGCACCTGCCTCTGAATGCGGAAGAGAGAGCCGATTTCAAGAAACACTTTGGTCTCGACAGTAAGCTCACATTCTTTGCTGAAAAAGGAGAAGATGGATCGTATGTGATCGCCGACGAACGATTGAAAGAAATTGTCAGTAAGTTCTACAAAGCAGTCACTTCAATGGCAGTCGCCATGGGTATGGGGTTTGCCGAAGGTTTTAAGGGATTCGGTGGTATTGCTCCTGGAGCAGGTGGAAGGCCATCTAAAGAAGAGAGTCAAAAGAAAATTGAGGAGACTATCGCTGGGATACGCGTGACGGTTCATGAAGCCGAGATCTGGATCAAACCTGGCCAAAAGGGAGTTACCGGAGATATCAGGCTGGATGTCGAAGTGGAAATCCCCGGCCAGAAGGGGTCGCGTAAGTCGGTAGATGGAACATTCGCTGGAAAAATTGCGATTCCTAAATAG
- a CDS encoding class I SAM-dependent methyltransferase: MCNNCNLNIDAERTDEFGQKLLQIVNHSGLSFMISIGHRARLFDIMSEMEHATSSQIAEQSGLNERYVREWLGAMVTGGIVEYDSVLKTYFLPAEHAALLTRAAGSNNFATTMQWFSVLGSVEDQIVDCFREGGGVPYSEFARFHEVMAEESYNSVVCGLFEHILPLVPGLEEKLQTGIEVLDIGCGSGMALIEMATAFPNSRFSGYDISEESIGRAQASAAERGLTNITFRVQDVARMDQPETFDLITAFDVIHDQAQPAVVLSQVNASLKPGGTFLMQDIAASSNVEQNISNPLGPMFYTISTMHCMTVSLAQGGAGLGTCWGKELACEMLQTAGFEKVDVQELPHDIMNYFYTTTKAA, from the coding sequence ATGTGTAATAACTGTAACCTGAATATTGATGCCGAGCGGACAGACGAGTTCGGGCAGAAACTGCTGCAGATCGTCAATCACAGCGGACTCTCCTTCATGATTTCCATCGGGCACCGCGCTCGACTGTTTGACATCATGAGCGAAATGGAACATGCCACCAGCAGTCAGATCGCCGAACAGTCAGGCCTGAATGAACGCTATGTGCGCGAATGGCTGGGGGCCATGGTGACCGGAGGCATTGTGGAGTACGATTCGGTGCTGAAGACGTACTTCCTGCCGGCAGAACATGCGGCCCTCTTGACGCGGGCTGCCGGCTCTAACAATTTCGCGACGACGATGCAGTGGTTCTCGGTGCTGGGGAGTGTCGAAGATCAAATCGTCGACTGCTTCCGGGAAGGGGGCGGGGTACCCTATTCCGAATTTGCCCGCTTCCATGAAGTGATGGCGGAGGAGAGTTATAACTCGGTGGTCTGCGGACTCTTCGAGCATATTCTGCCCCTCGTCCCCGGACTGGAGGAAAAACTGCAGACTGGTATCGAAGTACTGGACATCGGTTGTGGCAGCGGGATGGCACTGATCGAAATGGCAACCGCATTTCCGAACAGCCGCTTCTCTGGCTATGACATCTCGGAAGAATCAATTGGCCGGGCGCAGGCCTCTGCGGCGGAACGCGGCTTGACGAATATCACCTTTCGAGTGCAGGACGTGGCCCGCATGGACCAGCCGGAAACCTTTGATCTGATTACTGCTTTCGATGTAATTCACGATCAGGCCCAGCCAGCAGTGGTACTCAGCCAGGTCAATGCTTCACTGAAACCGGGAGGCACTTTCCTGATGCAGGATATCGCCGCTTCGAGCAATGTAGAACAGAACATCAGCAATCCGCTGGGGCCCATGTTCTATACGATCTCTACTATGCACTGCATGACCGTTTCGCTTGCCCAGGGGGGCGCAGGGCTCGGAACCTGCTGGGGGAAAGAGCTCGCCTGCGAGATGCTCCAGACCGCCGGCTTTGAGAAAGTGGATGTACAGGAATTGCCCCATGATATCATGAATTATTTCTATACGACCACCAAGGCAGCCTGA